In the genome of Lactuca sativa cultivar Salinas chromosome 3, Lsat_Salinas_v11, whole genome shotgun sequence, the window GAGTTGGGTAGGCGGTAAGGAAAAACTAATAGTTTGGAGGCAGAATAGATGAAGTTATAGCAAGTtcagatgacaaaattaaaagagtgggAGTTGGGGAGGCGGATGACAAGGTCACGAGAATGTGAGAGTGGTGAAAGGGACCGGGTAGTTTGGGAgataataaaaaaactaaaatgaagtcttgatctagacggctaagtcatttcaacattacaaatCAATTCAATTCGaaggttttcttttacttatgttttggttttgtatctttctaatttattaaaataatttaaaaaaaacttgcatataaataaacgggtTATTTTAgagtcatattcgagttgaaattctcaaccctaaccttacccatttaattttcgtgtcgtgtcgtgtcaaactgtttatttaaatgggttgaaatatcttacccaaacccgtttatttcgtgtcgtgtcaatttttgccacctcTATAGATTCGGATTAGATCGGTTAATCCCTAGTTCTAATGTATGTTCAAAAGACAACCTTCTTTATTGGATTTCTATAATGACTATAGTATGAAGAAGCAGAACATAACTTGGAAAAAGAACCACACATCATGGGAAAAACCCggttttattatattatattttatcagGAAATATTTTTTGCTATAAAATTTTTGTGGTCATCCTGCATACGCATGTTGTCACACACGTCACATCATTAGAGTACATCTACTAATGGAGTAACCGTAGTAAAAACTGAATTTGGTTGATTGTATATGTGTACTAGAGAAAATATTTTTCAGTGAAATATTAGGTTGACGGATAAACAGTCTTATATACGGTTTGTCTAATTCATGGCCAGTCTAGACGGTAGGCAATCCGGGCGACCGCTCAAGGGCCCAAAATTTCTGAGATATGTAGTGTATATATTTAAAAAAGTTATTACTTAAATGGTTTTTAGGGCCTAAACttggttcaaactcaaactatttcaaaagataaacaatttgacTTGTTTGTTATTGCTAATTGAACGCATTTGTAATgaagaataaatgatatttttttttttaaatttattatactTGTCTTTAAcggactttttttttctttttttccccGGGCCCCATATACATTTGGACAGGCGTGGTCTTGTTGCCACCAAGATTGATGGAATCATGGAACTAAACGTTCATTTCCAGATCTATCGTTTTTCTGGGTTTGTTGTAGATTTTAAGGGTTTTCGCCACTTCTCTAAGCTCTTTTTTTAGGACCTTACCTGTTTCTGTTTTTGGTAGCACCTCCACAAACTCCACCTTCTTTGGAACCATAAATTTCGACATATACTTCATGCAATATGCCAAGATTTCTGTTTCAGTTGTGCTTCCTGTCTTTCTTAAAACAACGAAAGCACAAGGGCTCTCCCCCCACCTTGGATGAGGCATCGCCACCACTGCTGCTTCGAGTATGACAGGGTGTTTCAATAGAATAGCCTCTAATTCCACGCTACTAATATTTTCTCCACCAGATACGATCACGTCTTTCGATCTGTCTTTGATTTCTATGTATCCATCCGGATGTATGACTCCAACATCTCCGGTTAAAAACCACCCTTTCTGAAAAGCCTTCGCAGTCTCCTTCTCATCTTTTAAGTACCCTTTCATGATGCTACTTCCTCGGAGTACGATTTCTCCCATTGTCTTGCCATCGTGTGGTACGCTCTCCATTGTTTTCTTGTTCTTGACATCTACATCCGCGAGTGTGAGTATACTTACGCCTTGACGAGCCTTCAATCTCATCTGCTGATCTCTAGGCAGCTGATTCCATTTGGATTGCCACTCGCACACAAGGGCAGGTCCGGTGGCCTCAGTGAGGCCATAAGCATGCGTTATGTGGAACCCAAGGTCCTCCATTTTCTCCAAGAGGGCAGCAGCCGGAGGCGCCCCACCAGTGAGTATGTTGACATTAGAGATTATTCGACGACGCTCATGGGCTTTAGCCTCTAAAAGGATGTTGAAAACAACAGGGGCACAACACATGTGAGTTACGTTGTGGGTCGAAATACTTTTGTATATTTCTTCGGCGGTGGTGTTGCGTATGCAGACATTGGTGCCACCTCTAGCTGCAACACCCCAGGTAAACGTCCAGCCGTTGCAGTGGAACATTGGCAGTGACCATAGGAACACAGCTTCGGTACCCATTTCCCACCCTTGAATTAAGCTCATGGTGCTCAGAAATGCACCACGGTGGCTATAAACCACCCCCTTAGGCTCGGAGGTGGTTCCAGATGTGTAGTTCAAGGCGATGGCATCCCATTCGTCCTCAAGTTTTTCACCTGAGTACTCGGGGTTGCCGTCGTTGATAAGCTGTTCATACTCCAACTTTCCAAGACTGACACCCTTGGGCTTGTTAATATCATCAATTTCAACGACCAAAGGCATTCTATGCTGGCCTTTCGAACCCACCATCAGCAACCTTAGCGCCACAGATgcttggggaacgtactcataGTCTACAAAGAAAACCTTGGCTTCAGAATGACGGAGGATGGCGGCAATGTTTTTAGCATCCAGCCTTGTATTAATTGCATTAAGCACAGCTCCTGCCATTGGAACTGCGAAATGCATCTCATATAGCGCAGGAATGTTCGGTGCCAGTACAGATACCTATTCAATCAATCAACCAAAAATTCAATTAAAGGAATGAACCCAGTCGTACGTATCAGAAAACTCTATTTGTTTCCGTGTGTACAATTAATCGTGTCTACAAGCCATGCATGATGACGAATATTGAAGACTAAAGTGAAGAAACTTACAACATCGTTCCTGTAAAGATTAAGCGAGCGGAGGGAGTAGGAGAGACGACAACATCGCTCATAAGTTTGTCGCCAAGTGAAGCTGGTTCTGCCGTATATGATGGATGTACGGTTGGAATAAACCACGGAGGCTCTCTTGATGAAAGTTACAGGAGTAAGAGGGACATAATTTGCTAAAGACTTTGCAAGTTTATTCATTGCGGTCGCTTCGATAGATCACACTTAGGTTTGGTTTGTGACTTTGAGAGAGATTGAAGGAGAGGAAGAATATGGTTATGTATCTACCGGATAAAGGTGATGGGGAAATTGGTTTCCCTCTATCCTATCCAAGACATTTAAGTTAGACATTAAGTAGGGAGCTTAATCTCTCCTTTATCCTATCCAAGAAATTAATAGTGCTAAAAAGTTGGTTTTTCAAAACTCAAAaatcctttttttttatttttattattattgttttttattttaacctCAAAATTGACTTTTTACTCTTAAAGCTAATACAaatacattttaattttttttagaaatagAAATACGGGCAAAAGAGAGGATACAAAAAATTGCAAAATAAATTATGTATATATTAACTTATGAAGAGGTTAATGAAAATAgttaataataaattatttttctTTTGTATGGTTTCCTGTACTAAGATTTAAAGATATATATGTCATTTTGTaacaaaatatgatttttttttcaatatgaaTTAAGTATTAGAATACATTTTTCCATATATCCCCCATAAATATATTAGAATATAATTAACCCCTATATTTTAGAAATACCGACACAATAGGGGATACAGAAGCATAGAAAATTAAATTTTGTATATATTAACTTTCAAAGATATTAATgacaataattaataataaatttaaCATTGTGGTTTACTATACTGAGGAATTTCATATCTTATaacataatttatattttttatatcatACTTCAATTATTGATTTAAGTAGAGTGACTTCTTTTCAATTTTCCACATAAAATATACTTAAATTGTTGATTTCTCATGATTTGAACCATCTTAACTTTTTATCTTTCACTAGTTAACCatcattaatttaatttttagtaCATTAATTTTAACTAGATTGCCTTTAGGGAATGTACTAGTTTCAAACCTCGCTACATTCGACAGTGTCAAACGATTGGCACAATGGCTCATTGACCATAGGGTCCGTACCCTGTCATCAACAACAATCCTAgtcatctcagaaccctccaaagccgctgataacaagcggaaattctgggaggACAAGAAAAAGCAAAAAGCTGCTAAGAAGCAGAGAGTCGTGGCGGTTCATGCTGCGATAACCCCTGTcgctactgctccggtgaagcaGTATGTTGGAAgcttgccaaagtgcaacaaatgtaacTCCCACCACAACAGTCCCTGTCggaaaatgcagtgctctaactgcaacagaaaatgACACATTGTCCGTTTCTGCAAGTCTCTGgcgaggccgatcacccaagtccccggcactggtgtgggccaagcttgctacggttgtggcgaggtgggccactacaaaaggaactgcctgaAGGCAGGGAATGCCGgtggagtgggaagagttttggctataggccacgaggaagcggttgcCAACCCTACAGTGGTCATTGggacgtttctcctcgataactcttatgcatgcatactatttgatattggtgcggagagaagtttcgtaAATCAGAAATTTGCTTGcctacttaaacaacaaccacgcacccttaaagaaccattcactatagaaatggctaacaggaaaactgagagcactagcggtatatacataggatgtaccctaactctagataaccatacCTTCTcaatcgacctcatgtcggtctcaattaaaattTTGACGTCAtaatcagcatggattggttgagtcttcatcacgccgacatcatgtgctacaagAAAGTTGTTCGCCTTAAACTTCCATCTAACAAAACTCctattatctatggcgacaaacccaacaCGAGCCTtcatatcatctcaagtattcaagcatagaagtacttacgtaaggaatatcgtgcattccttgctcacgttgtcgatacgagcctcgaaacgaaagaccTGAAGAACATCCCGGtagtacgtgactttcccgacatctttccagaagaactaccaggattgcctccgcaacgacaagtcgagtccATAATCGagttagtcccaggagctaccccagtagccaaatcgccctacagattagcaccagctgagatgcaggaagtatctggtcaacttaaagaactgctcagcaagggctttatcaGACCtcgcttctcgccatggggagcaccgacctttttcgttaagaagaaagatggatcgtttcgtatgtgtatcgactatagagaactcaacaaacttacggtcaaaaatcgttaccatcTGCCTCGCATaaacgatttgtttgaccaactgcaaggggcggcttacttttcaaagattgatctaagatccagatatcaccaattacaagtgctagaggaggaagttccgaagacagccttccgaactcgttacggacactacgagttcgtgttGATGTctttcggattgaccaatgtgcccgcagtattcatggatttaatgaatacggtatgccgcccttacttggatcagttcgttatcgtcttcattgacgacaaagtaaggaggaacatagtgatCATTTGCAACAAGTCCTAGGAAccttacgatcggagaagctctatgcgaagttctctaaatgtgaattttggacccgaagagtcgaattcttaggacacgtggttagcaaagaaggaatccatgtggacccttccaaaattaaagtcatggagaactggtcagcaccgaagacgcctacaaaaatttgtcaatttctaggcctcgctggctacttaCAAAACTTCTCGCGaattgcaaaacctcttacaacattgacccaaaaaggcatggcctttgactgggaagagaagcaagaaaaaaCGTTTCAAACGTTGAAGCAAGCCTTATGCACTTCACATATACTATCCCTCCCTAAAGGGATATAAGACTTCGTattatattgcgatgcatccaaccaggggatcggttgtgttctgatgcaacgaggtaaggtcatcgcctatgcctcgagacagctgaagacacatgaagtcaactacaccacacatggtcttgagctaggagcagttgtggttgctctgaagatctggagacactatctgtatGGTACGAAAAACACTATCATTaaagaccacaagagtttacaacacatattcgaccagaaggagctcaacatgagataaCGActgtgggtcgagctactcaatgactacaaatgcgaaattcgttatcatctgggtaaagccaatgtagtagcaaacaccctaagtcggaaagaatattctagtCGAAGGGTCAAATCATTGatcatgactatccattcgcatctgtccacacaaattaaggaggtgCAAATCGAAGCCTTAAAACCTaaaaacgtggcgggtgaatccctgagagggatggataagaacttggaagtcaagggtggcggagccttatatctcatggaccggatctggacaccgaaacatggtggtttcaaagacttggtcatgaccgaggcgcacagcactagatattccgtccacccaggttcgaataagatgtatctggatcttaaaaagatataatggtggcctaacatgaaagcagagattgctaccttcattagtaaatgccttacttacgctaaggttaaggtcggataccagaaaccctcaggtttactaTAACAACccgagataccagaatggaagtgggagcggatcataaTGGACTTCATGactaagttacccaagacaacatgtggacttgataccatttgggtcatcgtcgataaaATGaacaagtctgcacacttcctgcctatcaaagaaactaacaagatggagaagcttactaGAACATACAttcgggagatcgtacgactgcatggtgttcctatatccattatctccgaaagagatagtagattcacttcaaggtattggcagtcactacaaagttcccttggaacaaggctggacatgagtacaacctaccatccactgactaacggacaaagtgagagaaatatccaaacactggaagatatgttgcgagcctatgtgatcgactttgggaaggcatgggatactcatttaccccttgtcgagttttcctacaacaacagttatcaaacgagcatcaaggctactccatttgaagccctttatagCCGGAAGTGCAAATCCCCTATgtgatgggctgaggtgggtgacacccagttagctaaaggacgagttcctgacagcactctcacaggtctggagatcattcgggaaatgacagagaagatcgttcagattcgtgaacgattgaaagcctctggagaccgacagaaaagctacgcagacaaacgaaggaaacccttggaattccaggtgggagaccgcgttcttttgaaagtcttaccctagaagggcttgatacgcttcggaaagcatgggaagctcaatccaagatacatagggcctttcaagattctcgctagaatcggccctgtagcttacaaactcaatctaccccgcgaacttagtaacatacattctactttccacgtctcgaacttgaaaaagtgtctattcgacgagactcttgtaatcccactcgacgagatcgagatcaacgagagcctcaacttcgtggaagaacctgtagaggtcatggaccgagagatcaagcaaacaaagcaaagccgtatcccaatagtgaaggttcgctggaacgccaagcgaggacctgaattcacttgggaacatgaggatcaaatgaatctgaaataccctcatcttttcgcatagttatttgtaactatttattgcttaaactctaatttcgggacgaaattctctctaacgaggagatgatgtgacaacccgaaatttctatttgtACAAACCCTATAGTCAATCAAAGTTAGGAttatttctgctaacttttagcttTGTTTAGAGTCCGTTTGGGTGTTTTAATCTTAATGCATCAAAAGAACAAATGAAAGGAAGTACCTTCTAGGGTTTTTGAGCATCAATCAAGCATTAAACACCAtaatgaggtgtttacggccaaactttACGATTTTGGTCCGTAAACTCAACATTGTCTGTgaactcatgctatatgcatgagtttACACATTCTTCACCATTTCTTCCTTTCAAATTCAAGAACATCCAAttccctctcaagtatcataagatcttcattccaatcttccaaaaatgtaagcaTTTCTTCTCTTAATTTGTTGTTACAACTACTTATCTAGTGgttatacatgatttcatccatgaaatcctttcttttcatagatcttcaagtgttcttcatttcaccaagaacactaagaacacacactagtgttcttggactttaagcatacttacaagcttctatattgtaagtacacTACTCTTAACTACTTACATGCTTAAATCACTTGTTAAACCcttagaaaacatcaagaaactcaagaacatatggtgtttacggccaatgcaatctccttgggccgtaaacactaataAGTGGTGCAATTGTGCCACCACTCCTTCCAAAGGCTTAGAACTTGGTCTAGAACACTTCCAACTTGAACTAAGGACCTTAAAAAACAAAATGGTAGAAgtcaccatgggtttacggccgtaaacccattaggGCCGCAAACCCTAGGCCTTAAACTCATGGAGATtttactcttggaccgtaaactccaaagcaaAGCCCTAtaacccttagatgcaactctATGATCTTCTAACACTTGATCCAAAGTGTTTTCTATGTTTTGGGGTgtctttacttgcttaattagtgttataatcactaattagatacatatatgtgtctttatatgttaaataggattagTGTGtatgtgttcaagtcttcacttgacacttggcaCCTTATCCAGCACTTtcttccaaaccactcactacaagtcagttcataccccttaatcaaccttttaaatgattttaaatgcttttatggggggaaatacaagttgaacatcatagttattatatcaatcacatgtgattaataactatcaaacaaacagATTTACTAtgcttttaactgttttatccatcaaactacttcaaactgtttatcaaactcttcTACATGATTAAACTCCTTATCAAACTCACTTTTATATATGCCAAACCTTTCTTTTACatctttcaaacttatatattgtcaaaatcatgtctaataCATatgtagttatataagtaaggtttgaaggacttaggactgacaaCTCACTttaattcttgttccttgttgggttgtggacttagagtaccctgttgtttgtccgtGTGTCGttggatccttagttatatatcatgtataaatGTATAGATATAAAGGCTTTTATCTCGGTTCTATACATTCAGTCATACAAACAATTcaactagtaaactataataggtacagTTTGGGGATATGCTACTCATTTcttctagttcaatgaagcatacaaaagtcagttcattcatgagtcaatacttactattatgagaaactataaaactatactatgatgagaaactaagagaacatacttttatgagaaactatacaactatactatgatgagaaactaagagaacttactattatgagaaacattacatatactacatactagacaaagagaacatacaatacactagtacatataatacatatacaagtatagtATAAAATAAATATGAACCACTGTTTCGGGGCATGTCATCACTGCCATGGTTCgatttgtatccagagtctcctggagggagagcgtgagtttgcgtatagatctatactggattaactatcctacaccttgctgctagctatagtagCACCTACAGGtcttcgggtgccaaatgtcaatACTTCCGATGTCTTTCATCATCGTGTttatagtcgatagtatggtacaatctaatcacattataccttgataaaaatatggtttaaggtagttagtatagcagtagttactataatacaacactacagtactatattattttcccattgcattcattttgtgatcttctcacataatcagaaatgtataaactatattttgttaatgatagttacacttgggaaaattactcacttttacaataaacaaacatacaaaacaatcgggccttggtagaaggctacttttagtagaaaatataggattttctaggagatacaaacatttacaaacattcacatacttttactacaaacattcacatacttttactacaaacatttacaaactcacACTTCAAACACTGttacaaacattttgatacaaacaacgacactaaaatgcttatgaactcaccagctttaaagctgataaactctttcaaaataacttgtattctcaggtcatcagtagataggtacctatgccggcttttgagaagatggagcgcactcaagactcatcatgtATTTtgattacatttttggtgtcttataaactatacagaacacacttgtatgaaattatactattaatgcaatggatgatgttttttgcttgtttactattattttgtgttgtgatactgtacatgacgtcttccatccccaaacgtttccgccgttctggttttgcggtgtgacagattggtatcagagcattgtttatagtgaattgagtatattaacccataaaagatatacaaactataaacacattgggattaaaacactctgacccagagtttatacttttaaatagtaaaatatttaactaagtatacatacctgcattcattcTAAAATCAGTGTAACTAGGACAGaataaaagtattacgattgttgaatggcacaagtaggcttggggatgtatggtcagttctgggagtgaaatagcatgatcaactatgttggtacgagaagtgattagcatatgcctgaGAATGTTTGTGATatgtcaacaagtctaaaaacttaccaacactactacaatgataacattagaacaaaacatgaacttaaaatactataggagtattttgggttACTATAATTACATATCTGAGAACTAATAAGGTCTTtactagtaggtcaatagttgctaagtggatacactaaggttatatgagatcaaggtgtcatagacttagaatttgtggtctttgctttacttcctgttccttgtttggttgtggatttagagttagggttacttattcgaaggtctatcctgttttgatttcatataacttgtatacactacgcaagtattgaagtaactggtaaggatcgtcttataattatcttaagtagtacgtctatttatatcagattcttatatcccttttctcgcgtagataacatggctagattccatccccacgacgacccgtacttcccgaactaaggcaatgctggatggcttgaagatgagcctgaagtcaacaacctaccccaagaGGGTCAAGTCCCACATCTCAACCCCCGAccaacatttcaaggtcccaTACCCTTGTGGGCGACAAACTTGAATCGTTGGAGTGATGAATAGGGTCAACCTTTACCCTACAATGGGGACCGAAGATTTTACAATCTAAGCGAGGGTGGCTCAGCTGActgagtcctacccatcatggttcgtaggattgctcggaatgtggagcaaggtcgagcagccatcgaccgagtcatggaaattgatgccaactctgagATTAACACGGTCCACATTCACTAACTCGAAGAGGCAATGGAAAGGACTGGAAGAGCCAATGAGGCTCTACAAAAATAGTTAGTTgaatcccgagctgaagtcatagaacttcgagttcaTCAAAGAGCTCACGAGCGAAATCTTCAAGAAGTGTTGCGTCAACTGGCAGACCTTAGGGTTCACTCGAGGAATGCCCATCACCAGTAGAAGATGTCTAGcacatttttcttttagtttaaggaatagcctttcttaTCTATGCTCTAtgaagcacttgtctgtaaaatattcttGTCTTTCAATACACTATCTAGACTACTAAGCTGTCAACATTTTCCCttatatggtttgatgtaagacctactggtAGGTCATTTTTTCTGAACTcatttacatcagtaataccagtaatattggcagtttCTAATCTATTGGAATGTTTATACCCTTGTGTTTTCCTTACTCTATTGTTGTATCTCTATTCAAATCATACATTGATTCTAATGTTTGGGCTATGGTGATTTAGTCCATGGACcactctcatcatactttacaattgattcttactatcatcatcatctctataaactttcagtaaaagatggCACCTCGCAAACGTCCTGCCAAAGGCACGCCGGCAAATcaaacaccaccaccacctcctccactaaTCGATACGACAGCTCTAAATGTTGCAGTAGTTGTggctgtggcaacagccatggctcAACATCACTCTACTGGTGCTAGCGGAGGTGGAACACTTGTTCATTCTACACAAGGTGAAATCGTCGTGCACTCGAGAGATTGAttctacaaggacttcaccaattgcAAACCAAAGTCCTTTAAGGGGattggcggagtcattgccctctcgcaatggttcgaaaagacggaGTCGGTCTTTGAGATCTGCTCCTACCCAGCGGggagcaaggtcaagtttgctacttgCACCTTCGACGAAAAAGCCCTGACATGggggaatagccatgtcaagtcactaactctaatagtggaaaatgatatgggctgggaaactGTTGTGTGTAAAacgcactagttttaatcctattacttcaaacacaaattaaacacacaaaaggcagtgattaatagtatagtttaagcaagtagggtatcgaacacagggaacggtaacaatcaaattaagtactagtattacctaattaaaaacaattaataaaagagggggtttctctagttttgcaagactagaaacttaatcaatcaattaactttcaaacaaagacaattaacaactaagaagaacaagaaaggacaactagattcaatgataaaagagacttatgttcagattcgattcacttattcctatggttgatttcatggcaagtgcaatggattaatatgtcaatggttaccgattcctaatgtgattgggttcgtatcaagtaagacttataataataattaatcaaaTTGGTTTGATTCAATCAATTCAtgtatggttgttcatcacacatgctcacacattgatttaaatattttatagttaaccctagtttcatattcactattcctaggcatacaatcttatattcataaaactatatgaatcaagtaatcaagaagatattcatgcaactcaatcacttatttgttaactaaaaacatttattatcaatacataaggatctttaataagcttaacaagatgaataaccaaattaatatcaattcaaccactcaatcaaaccatgttcataagattatctcatccaaacagaagtaaaaagcttttagctcatatctacaacaagtaataacctaaaatcaaaatctaatgattcaaacatggttcaaaaaaaaattaagaaaagaagaatgattatttgcctttgattctcttctaaattgtctcttatgttgcaatctcgaaaatagcagctccaagaacccttctagtcttcaaaagtcgcagctagcctc includes:
- the LOC111895832 gene encoding trans-cinnamate:CoA ligase, peroxisomal; this translates as MNKLAKSLANYVPLTPVTFIKRASVVYSNRTSIIYGRTSFTWRQTYERCCRLSYSLRSLNLYRNDVVSVLAPNIPALYEMHFAVPMAGAVLNAINTRLDAKNIAAILRHSEAKVFFVDYEYVPQASVALRLLMVGSKGQHRMPLVVEIDDINKPKGVSLGKLEYEQLINDGNPEYSGEKLEDEWDAIALNYTSGTTSEPKGVVYSHRGAFLSTMSLIQGWEMGTEAVFLWSLPMFHCNGWTFTWGVAARGGTNVCIRNTTAEEIYKSISTHNVTHMCCAPVVFNILLEAKAHERRRIISNVNILTGGAPPAAALLEKMEDLGFHITHAYGLTEATGPALVCEWQSKWNQLPRDQQMRLKARQGVSILTLADVDVKNKKTMESVPHDGKTMGEIVLRGSSIMKGYLKDEKETAKAFQKGWFLTGDVGVIHPDGYIEIKDRSKDVIVSGGENISSVELEAILLKHPVILEAAVVAMPHPRWGESPCAFVVLRKTGSTTETEILAYCMKYMSKFMVPKKVEFVEVLPKTETGKVLKKELREVAKTLKIYNKPRKTIDLEMNV